One Alkaliphilus sp. B6464 genomic window carries:
- a CDS encoding lysine 5,6-aminomutase subunit alpha — MSKLNLDKGLIEKARGAAYNIANDVQSFIDSHTTITVERTIARLLGVDGVDEMETPLPNVVVNHILKGGGLSEGIAYWIGNAMVYTGKTPQEIAESVSKGELDLIKIPAQSNEAIADAIKNIALKTVDRIKDNRKKREDYINNLGEGPKPYLYVIVATGNIYEDVVQAQAAVRQGADVVAVIRSTAQSLLDYVPYGATTEGFGGTFATQENFKIMRKALDEVGEEVGRYIRLCNYCSGLCMPEIAAMGAMERLDMMLNDALYGILFRDINMQRTLVDQYFSRAINGFAGIIINTGEDNYLTTADAVEEAHTVLASQFINEQFAIKAGIPEEQMGLGHAFEMNPDVTNGFLWELAQAQMAREIFPKAPLKYMPPTKFMTGNIFKGHIQNALFNLVSIWTNQGIQLLGMLTEAIHTPHMHDRALSIENAKYIFNNCRDLGEEIEFKKDGQIQKRAQEVLKDATALLEQIEGDGLFSTIEEGKFGGVKRSRTGGKGLNGVVRKTEGYFNPFIDLFLGGDK, encoded by the coding sequence TTGAGTAAATTGAATTTAGATAAAGGGCTAATAGAAAAGGCAAGAGGTGCGGCTTATAATATTGCAAATGATGTACAAAGCTTTATAGATTCTCACACTACTATTACAGTAGAGAGAACCATTGCAAGGTTACTTGGTGTAGACGGTGTAGATGAAATGGAAACACCTCTACCTAACGTTGTAGTTAATCATATATTAAAAGGTGGAGGACTTTCTGAGGGTATAGCATATTGGATAGGAAATGCTATGGTCTATACTGGAAAAACTCCACAAGAAATAGCTGAATCTGTAAGCAAAGGAGAGTTAGATTTAATTAAAATACCTGCACAGTCAAATGAAGCAATAGCTGATGCAATAAAGAATATCGCCCTAAAAACAGTCGATAGAATAAAGGATAATAGAAAAAAGAGAGAAGATTATATAAATAATCTAGGAGAAGGACCAAAACCTTACCTTTATGTTATAGTTGCAACTGGAAATATTTACGAAGATGTGGTGCAAGCGCAGGCTGCCGTAAGACAAGGAGCGGATGTTGTTGCAGTTATTAGAAGTACAGCACAAAGTTTACTAGATTACGTTCCATATGGTGCTACTACGGAAGGCTTTGGTGGTACATTTGCAACACAAGAGAACTTTAAAATAATGAGAAAAGCACTAGACGAAGTAGGCGAAGAGGTAGGTCGTTATATTAGACTTTGTAACTATTGCTCTGGACTTTGTATGCCCGAAATAGCAGCAATGGGAGCTATGGAAAGACTAGATATGATGCTAAATGATGCTCTATATGGTATTTTATTTAGAGATATTAATATGCAAAGAACATTGGTGGATCAATATTTCTCTAGAGCAATAAACGGATTTGCAGGAATAATTATTAATACGGGTGAGGATAACTACTTAACTACAGCGGATGCAGTAGAAGAAGCTCACACAGTACTTGCATCCCAGTTTATTAACGAGCAATTTGCTATTAAAGCTGGTATACCAGAGGAGCAAATGGGACTTGGACACGCATTTGAAATGAATCCAGATGTTACAAATGGTTTCCTTTGGGAGCTAGCGCAAGCACAAATGGCGAGAGAAATATTTCCTAAAGCACCACTTAAATATATGCCCCCTACTAAGTTTATGACAGGTAATATTTTTAAAGGTCATATACAAAATGCTTTATTTAACCTTGTATCTATTTGGACAAATCAAGGTATTCAGTTATTAGGAATGCTTACAGAAGCCATACATACACCACATATGCATGATAGAGCTTTATCTATTGAAAATGCTAAATATATATTTAATAACTGTAGAGATTTAGGAGAAGAAATTGAGTTTAAAAAAGATGGACAGATTCAAAAAAGAGCTCAGGAGGTTCTGAAGGACGCTACTGCATTACTGGAGCAAATAGAAGGAGACGGGCTATTCTCTACTATAGAAGAAGGTAAGTTTGGTGGAGTAAAAAGATCAAGGACAGGCGGCAAGGGCTTAAATGGAGTAGTTAGAAAGACAGAAGGCTATTTTAATCCTTTCATAGATTTATTTTTAGGAGGGGATAAATAA
- a CDS encoding OAM dimerization domain-containing protein: MLVEKVDLTKVKPYGDTLNDGMVQLSFTLPVPFGEEGKEAAKQLAVKMGLDEPSVVSYQDLGGGFTYFIMYGKCQHTVDFTSIEVPKVDVDIMSKEEVEEYIEQNIGRDVVIIGACTGTDAHTVGIDAIMNMKGYNGHYGLERYKGVEAHNLGSQVPNEELIAKAIELKADAILVSQVVTQKDVHISNMTNLVELLEAEGIRDKIIVVGGGPRISHELAKELGYDAGFGTGSYAEDVASFVVTQIVERKLV; encoded by the coding sequence ATGTTAGTTGAAAAAGTAGATTTAACAAAGGTAAAACCCTATGGCGATACTTTAAATGATGGAATGGTACAGCTTAGCTTTACACTTCCTGTACCATTTGGAGAGGAAGGTAAGGAGGCGGCAAAACAGCTTGCAGTAAAAATGGGATTAGATGAACCAAGTGTAGTAAGTTATCAGGACTTAGGAGGAGGGTTTACCTATTTTATAATGTACGGCAAATGTCAGCATACTGTAGATTTTACTTCTATAGAGGTACCAAAAGTTGATGTAGATATTATGTCGAAAGAAGAAGTAGAAGAGTATATAGAACAAAACATTGGCAGAGATGTTGTCATTATTGGAGCCTGTACAGGGACTGATGCACATACGGTAGGAATAGACGCTATTATGAATATGAAGGGCTATAATGGACACTATGGACTAGAAAGATATAAGGGAGTTGAGGCTCATAACTTAGGTAGTCAGGTTCCAAATGAAGAGCTTATAGCAAAAGCTATTGAGCTAAAAGCTGATGCCATATTGGTTTCTCAAGTAGTTACACAAAAAGATGTTCATATTTCTAATATGACAAACCTAGTAGAACTGTTAGAGGCAGAAGGTATTAGGGATAAAATAATAGTAGTTGGTGGTGGACCAAGAATTTCTCACGAGCTAGCTAAGGAATTAGGCTACGACGCAGGCTTCGGAACAGGAAGCTATGCAGAGGATGTGGCATCATTTGTAGTTACTCAAATAGTAGAAAGAAAATTAGTTTAA
- a CDS encoding LytR/AlgR family response regulator transcription factor, with product MILNIAICDDDYVHVDLIKSYIESMDMPYKVNYILAYSGEELLEKAIGYVIDVVFLDIEMKDLDGIQTGRKIREKNKDTVIVYLTGYRNYALEAFEIESFNYLIKPIIKEKFIRVMDKILLRLEERKALQEKKKTFPIQTKDKLIQLQYDDIYYFEKHFRKIKIYTLNETIEFYGSMKDLLEKIDLKYFVRCHQSYIVNKGKIREIRENTIILKERDEWNIPISRTYKKETVDSFYEILFKS from the coding sequence TTGATATTAAATATTGCTATTTGCGATGATGACTATGTTCATGTAGATTTGATTAAAAGTTATATTGAGTCTATGGATATGCCCTATAAAGTTAACTATATTTTAGCCTATAGTGGAGAAGAGCTATTAGAAAAAGCAATAGGATATGTAATTGATGTTGTTTTTTTAGATATAGAAATGAAGGATTTAGATGGAATTCAAACAGGGAGAAAGATTAGAGAAAAGAATAAAGATACAGTTATTGTCTATTTAACAGGGTATAGGAATTATGCCTTAGAAGCTTTTGAAATTGAGTCCTTTAATTATTTAATTAAGCCTATTATCAAAGAAAAATTTATAAGGGTAATGGATAAGATATTACTTCGGCTTGAAGAAAGAAAAGCTTTACAGGAAAAGAAAAAGACATTTCCTATTCAAACGAAGGACAAGTTGATACAACTACAATATGATGACATATATTACTTTGAAAAACATTTTAGAAAAATAAAGATTTACACATTAAATGAAACTATAGAATTCTATGGGTCTATGAAGGATTTATTAGAAAAAATAGATCTTAAATATTTTGTTAGATGTCATCAAAGTTATATAGTTAATAAGGGGAAAATTAGAGAAATAAGAGAGAATACAATTATATTAAAGGAAAGAGATGAATGGAATATTCCAATTAGTAGAACATACAAGAAAGAAACTGTAGATTCATTTTATGAAATATTATTTAAATCTTAA
- a CDS encoding sensor histidine kinase: MTSLVMMNFFTNVIDVYLLYYFIKCLTDNPKKENLRTYLLLLFAILCNTVINTTAGLVTITGFIMIVISLTLIFNFIFDKNKLLKIFILLSLGLLLILLIELIIVNIISIFFRIPPKMLLEINYYKLIAVILTRTIFILVVHYRKKVFKEMFNRVKQLSIYPILILIIVNLLAVFMAFIFYSYADVNSKVESAYIIGMGIAAIIVSCIIIWIIKKMIDQQKMEFLWQMREKEYENQHIYIEHIQDVIQTLRAQRHDFNNYVSTIYGLIQLGKLEEAKKYILNLSKDVVDLNEIVNVYHPVVGAVLNMKKEKATISKIDFNVDVDIPTKLPFDFVDLSTILGNLLDNAIEACEKIPHLSPKVDIKIYMKDIHMIIKIENSKSDKVIYNNDKLGRFVTTKADKENHGLGLRNVKKAVNKYNGVMKIQDKGTEFIVDIALPAKESVAFQLNI; encoded by the coding sequence ATGACAAGTTTGGTTATGATGAATTTTTTTACTAACGTAATTGATGTTTATCTACTGTATTATTTTATAAAATGCTTAACAGATAATCCTAAAAAAGAAAATTTAAGAACATATTTATTATTATTGTTTGCAATCCTATGTAACACTGTTATCAATACAACAGCAGGATTAGTAACTATAACTGGATTTATTATGATAGTAATTTCTTTAACGTTAATATTTAATTTTATATTTGATAAAAATAAACTTTTGAAAATTTTTATATTGCTATCTCTTGGACTACTATTAATATTGCTAATAGAATTGATAATAGTGAATATTATAAGTATATTTTTTAGGATTCCACCTAAGATGCTATTGGAGATTAACTACTATAAATTGATAGCAGTAATATTGACTAGAACCATATTTATCTTAGTTGTACATTATAGGAAAAAAGTTTTTAAAGAAATGTTTAATCGGGTTAAACAGTTAAGTATTTATCCAATTTTAATATTAATAATTGTTAATTTACTTGCTGTTTTTATGGCATTTATTTTTTATAGCTATGCAGATGTAAACAGTAAGGTAGAGAGTGCCTATATTATAGGAATGGGTATAGCTGCTATTATAGTTAGCTGTATTATTATTTGGATTATTAAAAAGATGATAGATCAGCAAAAAATGGAATTTCTATGGCAGATGAGAGAAAAAGAATATGAAAATCAGCACATATACATAGAGCATATTCAGGATGTGATTCAAACCTTAAGAGCTCAAAGACATGACTTTAATAATTACGTTAGCACTATATATGGACTAATTCAACTAGGAAAGCTAGAAGAGGCAAAAAAATATATTTTAAACCTGTCTAAGGATGTAGTAGATTTGAACGAAATAGTTAATGTGTATCATCCTGTAGTAGGAGCTGTACTAAATATGAAGAAAGAGAAGGCGACAATAAGTAAAATTGATTTTAACGTTGATGTAGATATACCTACAAAGCTACCATTTGATTTTGTGGACTTATCCACTATATTGGGAAACTTACTTGATAACGCAATCGAAGCCTGTGAAAAAATCCCCCATCTTTCGCCTAAGGTTGATATAAAAATTTATATGAAAGATATACATATGATTATTAAGATAGAAAATAGCAAAAGTGATAAAGTTATTTATAACAATGATAAGTTAGGAAGATTTGTAACAACAAAAGCTGATAAAGAAAATCATGGTTTAGGCCTTAGAAATGTAAAAAAAGCAGTTAATAAATATAATGGAGTTATGAAAATACAAGATAAAGGTACAGAATTTATAGTAGATATAGCGTTGCCCGCCAAAGAAAGTGTTGCTTTTCAGTTAAATATTTAA
- a CDS encoding accessory gene regulator ArgB-like protein: MEIINFVAESLVNRLINSEVINNDDKDIYKYGLEVFLSLLTKIVLLTTISYIFNIMIEMTIFASTFFILRINAGGYHAKTFLGCFIATIMFIFLTIGTLKIISIPFYLTLILLFIANTLIFLYAPVDTENKRLTPKEYSIYRKRSLKFAVLFTLGIIIIYLARATTLYYCNIGVFAFLSESITLTPLINKKI; encoded by the coding sequence GTGGAGATAATTAATTTTGTAGCTGAAAGTTTAGTTAATAGATTAATAAATAGCGAAGTTATTAACAATGATGATAAGGATATTTATAAATATGGATTAGAGGTGTTCCTTTCATTATTAACTAAAATAGTGTTACTTACTACTATTTCCTATATTTTTAATATAATGATAGAGATGACTATTTTCGCATCTACCTTTTTTATATTGAGAATTAATGCAGGAGGATATCATGCAAAAACGTTTTTAGGATGTTTTATTGCAACTATAATGTTTATCTTTCTTACAATAGGAACTCTTAAAATTATATCAATTCCATTTTACTTAACATTAATTTTATTATTTATAGCTAATACGTTAATATTTTTATATGCTCCAGTAGATACTGAAAATAAAAGATTAACACCAAAGGAATATTCAATATATAGAAAACGAAGTTTAAAATTTGCTGTCTTATTTACTTTAGGAATTATAATAATCTACTTAGCAAGAGCTACAACACTTTATTATTGCAATATTGGGGTTTTTGCATTTTTATCAGAATCTATTACATTAACCCCATTAATCAATAAAAAAATATAA
- a CDS encoding cyclic lactone autoinducer peptide codes for MKKGNILLNVLAVVAAQSANLGAEINCVGFLYQPKCPNRLRKN; via the coding sequence ATGAAAAAGGGAAATATTTTATTAAACGTGCTAGCAGTAGTAGCAGCTCAATCAGCTAATTTAGGTGCAGAAATCAACTGTGTAGGATTTTTATATCAGCCTAAATGCCCAAACAGACTAAGAAAAAACTAA
- a CDS encoding DUF881 domain-containing protein: MINYKRGLYLSICGLTIGMLITIQYTTVKALTDKSLLTSQKAQQLLKELEDLNEEKKELHDMVIKLDSEISKYEEIELADSTMMRILQEDLSKFRIISGQKSVEGLGISITIFEPDKEDRYRPKEHEEAIIAMLLFLINTLNISGAEAISINDQRYTALTEINYREGGLFVNSSLITSPIEILAVGDSDILKNALTLPFGFMWGIEKEGYFKADIKKQNNIVVPRYNKSINYKYAKPIL, encoded by the coding sequence ATGATCAATTATAAAAGGGGTTTATATTTGTCTATATGTGGTCTAACTATAGGGATGCTAATAACTATCCAATATACAACTGTTAAAGCACTGACTGATAAATCTTTGTTAACTTCTCAAAAAGCTCAACAATTATTAAAAGAGTTAGAGGATTTAAACGAAGAAAAAAAGGAACTACATGATATGGTAATTAAGTTAGATAGCGAGATTAGCAAATACGAAGAAATAGAATTAGCTGATAGTACTATGATGAGGATACTTCAAGAAGATTTAAGTAAATTTCGTATTATATCGGGGCAGAAGAGTGTAGAAGGTTTAGGAATATCAATTACAATTTTTGAACCTGATAAAGAAGATAGATATCGTCCAAAAGAACATGAGGAGGCGATAATAGCTATGCTCTTGTTTTTAATAAACACATTAAATATCTCAGGTGCAGAAGCTATATCTATTAATGATCAAAGATATACAGCTTTAACTGAAATTAACTATAGGGAAGGTGGGTTGTTTGTCAATTCATCCCTAATAACATCACCCATAGAGATTTTAGCAGTTGGAGATTCTGATATTTTAAAAAATGCGCTAACTTTACCATTTGGATTTATGTGGGGAATCGAAAAGGAAGGATATTTTAAAGCTGATATAAAAAAGCAGAACAACATTGTGGTTCCTAGATATAATAAATCTATTAATTATAAATATGCGAAACCTATTTTGTGA
- a CDS encoding vWA domain-containing protein codes for MERDVTIKQIILVTDGQSNVGSNPVESAAKAYRNGIIVNTIGIVDQKGSDEDALNEIVHIAKAGGGSYEYSYIDELFQTMQSLTYKTVNQTLQEVVSKQLKEMIGQDINSMEPASRSKILNYIDSFSDDVGVQCCILLDSSGSMANKIHVARHSILDLIHSFKGRRGKMDVAVIAFPGEDTHACKVLHNFDDAPDRLERSLYDVEPKGGTPTALAIEEAIKLINKSNMVRFKDSEVIEVNEYII; via the coding sequence ATGGAAAGAGATGTAACTATTAAGCAGATTATTCTTGTAACTGATGGTCAGTCTAATGTTGGTAGTAACCCTGTAGAGTCTGCAGCAAAGGCATATAGAAATGGAATTATTGTTAATACTATAGGAATTGTAGATCAAAAAGGTTCTGATGAAGATGCGTTAAATGAAATTGTACATATAGCGAAGGCAGGAGGAGGCAGTTATGAATATAGCTACATTGATGAACTGTTTCAAACAATGCAAAGCTTAACATATAAAACTGTAAACCAAACCCTTCAAGAGGTTGTGAGTAAGCAATTAAAGGAAATGATAGGTCAAGATATTAATAGTATGGAGCCTGCATCTAGAAGCAAAATATTAAATTATATTGATAGTTTTTCTGATGATGTAGGTGTACAGTGTTGTATTCTTTTGGATAGTAGCGGCAGTATGGCAAATAAAATCCATGTGGCAAGACATAGTATTTTAGATTTAATACATTCCTTTAAAGGTAGGAGGGGGAAAATGGATGTAGCAGTTATAGCTTTTCCGGGAGAGGATACTCATGCTTGTAAGGTGCTACATAATTTTGATGATGCTCCTGATAGGCTAGAAAGAAGTCTTTATGATGTAGAGCCAAAGGGAGGAACCCCTACAGCTTTAGCCATTGAAGAAGCTATAAAGTTAATAAATAAATCTAATATGGTTAGATTTAAAGATAGTGAAGTAATAGAAGTAAATGAGTATATTATTTAA